A single window of Methylacidimicrobium sp. AP8 DNA harbors:
- the hflX gene encoding GTPase HflX yields MRTSDRSAEQVLLVGLELPNQKEPRVTESLEELGELVRSAGATVASRVVQRLPTPTAPYYIGRGKALDLSRKCQEHGIQSVIFDDELTPAQSRNLANLFSRKVLDRTQLILDIFAQRAKTREGKIQIELAQLLYLLPRLTRLWSHLSRQTGGIGTRGPGETQLEVDRRRVQQRIARLHRELEAVRRSRSVQREGRNRLPWSTFCLVGYTNSGKSTLFNRLTRSDVLVEDKLFATLDPTIRLLSLGGKQRAFLTDTVGFIRKLPHNLIDSFRATLEEVKEADFLIHLADVSDPNVEERIGDVRRVLEELGALQKPTLLVWNKIDRLCGPAPLRRLLRLYPGSLGISARDGSGIPELLSRIEDWLRGRSLFVRLRLPLQRGDLLSRIHREGEPVDVRYRPEGVYVEAWIPPFLQTALAPYILAERGAADSGDVAGGAPARADGGGRAGRPQGFGAAGDSLGER; encoded by the coding sequence ATGAGAACCAGCGATCGCTCCGCGGAGCAGGTTCTGCTCGTCGGGCTGGAGCTTCCGAACCAGAAAGAGCCGCGGGTGACCGAATCCCTCGAAGAATTGGGGGAGCTCGTCCGCAGCGCAGGGGCGACGGTCGCCTCCCGGGTCGTCCAGCGGCTTCCGACGCCCACCGCCCCGTACTACATCGGCCGGGGCAAGGCCCTGGATCTGTCGCGAAAGTGCCAGGAGCACGGCATCCAGTCTGTCATCTTTGATGACGAGCTCACCCCGGCACAGAGCCGGAACCTGGCGAACCTCTTTTCCCGCAAGGTATTGGACCGGACGCAGCTCATCCTTGACATCTTCGCCCAGCGGGCCAAGACCCGGGAGGGGAAGATCCAGATCGAGCTCGCACAGCTCCTCTACCTGCTCCCGAGGCTGACCAGGCTATGGAGCCACCTCTCTCGGCAGACAGGGGGCATCGGCACCCGGGGTCCCGGGGAAACCCAGCTCGAGGTCGACCGGCGGCGCGTCCAGCAGCGGATCGCGCGCTTGCACCGGGAGCTCGAGGCTGTGCGGCGCTCCCGATCGGTGCAGCGGGAAGGAAGGAACCGGCTCCCCTGGTCGACCTTCTGCCTCGTCGGGTATACCAACTCCGGGAAGTCAACGCTCTTCAACCGCTTGACCCGGTCGGACGTCCTGGTCGAGGACAAGCTCTTCGCCACGCTCGATCCGACCATCCGGCTCTTGTCGCTGGGCGGAAAGCAGCGGGCATTCCTGACGGACACGGTCGGCTTCATCCGGAAGCTGCCGCACAACCTGATCGATTCGTTCCGCGCGACCCTGGAAGAGGTCAAGGAGGCTGACTTCCTCATCCATCTGGCCGACGTTTCCGATCCGAACGTAGAGGAGCGGATCGGCGACGTCCGCCGCGTACTGGAGGAGCTCGGGGCGCTGCAAAAGCCGACGCTCCTGGTTTGGAACAAGATCGATCGACTATGCGGCCCGGCGCCCCTCCGGCGCCTCCTCCGCCTTTATCCCGGTAGCCTGGGGATTTCGGCCCGGGACGGCTCGGGGATCCCCGAGCTGCTTTCCCGGATCGAAGATTGGTTGCGGGGGAGGTCGCTCTTTGTGCGCTTGCGCCTGCCGCTCCAGCGCGGCGATCTGCTGTCCCGGATTCATCGGGAAGGGGAGCCGGTAGACGTCCGCTACCGGCCCGAAGGGGTCTACGTGGAGGCATGGATCCCGCCTTTCTTGCAAACCGCCCTCGCTCCCTATATCCTCGCCGAGCGTGGCGCGGCGGATTCAGGAGATGTTGCCGGCGGAGCGCCCGCTCGAGCGGATGGCGGCGGGCGGGCCGGGCGGCCTCAAGGATTCGGAGCTGCTGGCGATTCTCTTGGGGAGCGGTAG
- the miaA gene encoding tRNA (adenosine(37)-N6)-dimethylallyltransferase MiaA produces the protein MIGRWSEQVEPGRPLFVVGPTGVGKTEFAHELAERCGARLLSMDSMQVYRGLDRGTAKPSPEERARFGYGGIDLVDWRASFSAAQYRDHAQAFLEACERRGHPVVVVGGTGLYYRSLVRGLCAAPPGDPALRRELERLSVSELAERLAAVDPEAFADVDRRNPRRLIRAIEVKEASGISIREWQARTTRPVLRRFRTLWLERPAGALRKRIAARVGSMLASGWIEEVADRLREAGPDVLFRCPAIGYARIARFLVHGGSRERLAEEIAADTYRYAKKQLTWFRKESSVRYWLMLEEHAPLPWCSRSAE, from the coding sequence GTGATAGGGAGATGGAGCGAGCAGGTCGAGCCCGGCCGGCCCCTTTTCGTGGTCGGCCCGACGGGGGTCGGGAAGACCGAGTTCGCGCACGAGCTCGCGGAGCGGTGCGGAGCCCGCCTCCTTTCGATGGACTCGATGCAGGTGTATCGCGGCCTCGACCGCGGCACGGCGAAGCCGTCTCCGGAGGAGCGCGCGCGGTTCGGCTATGGCGGCATCGACCTGGTGGATTGGCGCGCATCCTTTTCGGCGGCGCAATATCGGGACCATGCGCAAGCCTTCCTGGAAGCTTGCGAGCGCCGGGGACATCCGGTGGTCGTGGTCGGCGGCACCGGCCTCTACTACCGGAGCCTGGTGCGGGGGCTCTGCGCGGCCCCGCCCGGCGATCCGGCCCTGCGGCGGGAGCTGGAGAGGCTCTCGGTGTCGGAGCTGGCGGAGCGGCTGGCCGCCGTCGATCCCGAAGCCTTCGCCGACGTCGACCGGCGCAACCCGAGGCGCCTCATCCGCGCGATCGAAGTCAAGGAGGCGAGCGGAATCTCGATCCGGGAATGGCAGGCGCGGACGACTCGGCCCGTGTTGCGGCGGTTCCGTACCCTTTGGCTGGAGCGGCCGGCGGGGGCGTTGCGGAAGAGGATCGCCGCCCGCGTCGGGTCGATGCTCGCTTCGGGATGGATCGAAGAGGTGGCTGACCGGCTGCGGGAAGCGGGCCCGGATGTCCTCTTCCGCTGCCCGGCGATCGGCTATGCCCGGATCGCGCGGTTCCTGGTGCACGGCGGCAGCCGTGAGCGCCTCGCGGAGGAGATCGCGGCGGATACTTACCGGTACGCGAAGAAACAGTTGACTTGGTTTCGAAAAGAGTCTAGTGTGAGGTATTGGTTGATGCTCGAAGAGCATGCTCCTCTTCCTTGGTGTTCCCGGTCCGCTGAGTAG
- the radC gene encoding DNA repair protein RadC, with protein MAAGGPGGLKDSELLAILLGSGRRGLSAVGLGEELIERFGSLQALGRASLPELARCKGVGPTKAARLAAAFALGARSAQEELLGRKIERPKDAVEFLGPRLRLSPVEMLLAVLLDAKGRVLAVEEITRGTLNESLYHSREAFRAAIAHKAHSVLFAHNHPSGDPTPSAEDIAISRRMQRAGEILGIEVVDHLILGGSRRGELLYYSFRERGGA; from the coding sequence ATGGCGGCGGGCGGGCCGGGCGGCCTCAAGGATTCGGAGCTGCTGGCGATTCTCTTGGGGAGCGGTAGGCGCGGGCTCTCGGCCGTCGGGCTGGGGGAGGAGCTGATCGAGCGGTTCGGCAGCCTGCAGGCCTTGGGAAGGGCGTCGCTGCCGGAGCTTGCCCGGTGCAAGGGGGTGGGTCCGACCAAGGCCGCGCGGCTTGCGGCGGCTTTCGCGCTGGGCGCCCGATCCGCTCAGGAGGAGCTTCTCGGCCGGAAGATCGAGCGGCCGAAGGATGCAGTGGAGTTCCTGGGGCCGCGCCTGCGGCTTTCGCCGGTGGAGATGCTGCTGGCGGTCCTGCTGGACGCCAAGGGGAGGGTGCTCGCCGTCGAGGAGATCACCCGGGGGACCCTTAACGAGAGCCTCTACCACTCCCGGGAGGCTTTCCGCGCGGCGATCGCTCACAAAGCCCATTCGGTGCTCTTCGCCCATAACCATCCTTCGGGCGACCCGACGCCTTCGGCGGAGGATATCGCGATCAGCCGGCGGATGCAGCGTGCAGGCGAAATCCTGGGCATCGAAGTCGTCGATCACCTGATTCTCGGCGGATCTCGCAGGGGCGAGCTTCTCTACTACAGCTTTCGGGAGAGGGGAGGGGCATGA
- the acs gene encoding acetate--CoA ligase, whose product MSEAASESTTVSAPPHPAPVAGTEPVFPPPAEFAACARIGRLDDYRRLYRESIESPGTFWTRMSAELDWSEPWKKLMAWDPPHARWFLGGKLNASYNCLDRHLSGPRSNKAALVWEGEPGELRTLTYRQLHAEVCRWANLLSRSGVAAGDRVVIYLPLLPEAVVAMLACARLGAVHSVVFAGFSAKSVRDRILDCGAKVVVTADGGYRRGRIVPLKERIDEALADLPQVERVLVVRRTGEPVPMRPGRDFWIEEELAEVDDRCDARPLDSEHPLYILYTSGTTGKPKGIVHTTGGYLLGCALTTKYLFDVREEDLFWCTADIGWVTGHSYVVYGPLANGASVFLYEGAPDFPQPDRFWRMIARHRINILYTAPTAIRAFMRWGEAWTEPWDLSSLRLLGSVGEPINPEAWVWYWEKIGRGRCPVVDTWWQTETGSVMIAPLPGATPCKPGSATLPFFGVDPAVVDDQGNPVPPGAHGKLVIRRPWPSMLRGIYGDPDGYRRTYWSQIPGVYCTGDGARRDADGYFWITGRVDDVLNVAGHRIGTAEVESALVSHPKVAEAAVVGEPDPEKGEALVAFVILRQGETPSEALKNELRLHVAEEIAAIARPKEIFFTTGLPKTRSGKIMRRLLKELVRSGRIQGDTTTLEDPATVAALAREIGRPGD is encoded by the coding sequence ATGAGCGAAGCCGCCTCCGAGAGCACCACCGTATCGGCGCCCCCGCATCCGGCCCCCGTAGCGGGAACCGAGCCCGTGTTCCCTCCGCCCGCGGAGTTTGCCGCCTGCGCGCGGATCGGGCGCTTGGACGACTACCGCCGGCTTTACCGGGAATCGATCGAGTCGCCGGGTACGTTTTGGACGAGGATGTCGGCGGAGCTCGACTGGTCGGAGCCATGGAAGAAGCTCATGGCCTGGGATCCGCCGCACGCCCGCTGGTTCCTGGGCGGAAAGCTCAATGCCAGCTACAACTGCCTCGATCGCCACCTGTCCGGGCCCCGCAGCAACAAGGCGGCCCTCGTGTGGGAGGGGGAGCCCGGAGAGCTGAGGACGCTCACCTACCGGCAGCTCCATGCCGAGGTCTGCCGGTGGGCGAACCTGCTCTCCCGGAGCGGAGTGGCCGCCGGCGACCGGGTCGTCATCTACCTGCCGCTCCTTCCGGAAGCGGTGGTCGCCATGCTCGCGTGCGCGCGCCTCGGGGCGGTGCATAGCGTCGTCTTCGCCGGCTTTAGCGCCAAGTCGGTCCGAGACCGGATTCTCGACTGCGGTGCGAAGGTCGTCGTCACGGCCGACGGAGGATACCGCCGGGGACGAATCGTCCCGCTCAAGGAGCGGATCGACGAAGCCCTGGCCGATCTCCCCCAGGTCGAGCGGGTGCTGGTCGTCCGGCGGACGGGGGAGCCCGTGCCGATGCGGCCAGGGCGCGACTTCTGGATCGAGGAGGAGCTCGCCGAGGTCGACGACCGCTGCGATGCCCGCCCGCTCGACAGCGAGCACCCGCTCTACATCCTCTACACCAGCGGAACCACGGGGAAGCCGAAAGGGATTGTGCACACGACCGGCGGCTATCTTCTCGGCTGCGCCCTGACGACCAAGTACCTCTTCGACGTGCGGGAGGAGGATCTCTTCTGGTGCACGGCCGACATCGGGTGGGTGACCGGCCACAGCTACGTGGTCTACGGGCCGCTGGCGAACGGAGCTTCGGTCTTCCTCTACGAAGGCGCGCCCGACTTCCCGCAGCCCGACCGGTTCTGGCGGATGATCGCGCGCCATCGGATCAACATCCTCTACACGGCGCCGACGGCGATCCGGGCTTTCATGCGGTGGGGGGAGGCATGGACCGAGCCCTGGGATCTCTCCTCGCTGCGCCTCCTCGGATCGGTCGGGGAGCCGATTAATCCGGAAGCCTGGGTCTGGTACTGGGAGAAGATCGGCCGGGGGCGCTGCCCGGTGGTCGACACCTGGTGGCAGACGGAGACCGGGTCCGTGATGATCGCTCCCTTGCCGGGGGCGACTCCCTGCAAGCCGGGCTCGGCCACCCTTCCCTTCTTCGGCGTCGATCCCGCCGTTGTCGACGATCAAGGGAACCCGGTTCCCCCCGGCGCGCACGGGAAGCTGGTCATCCGCCGCCCCTGGCCTTCCATGCTTCGGGGCATCTACGGGGACCCGGACGGCTACCGAAGGACCTACTGGAGCCAGATCCCGGGGGTCTATTGCACCGGCGACGGCGCCCGCCGGGACGCGGACGGGTATTTCTGGATCACCGGCCGGGTCGACGACGTTCTCAACGTGGCCGGCCACCGCATCGGCACCGCCGAGGTCGAAAGCGCCTTGGTGAGCCACCCGAAGGTCGCGGAGGCGGCGGTGGTGGGCGAACCCGACCCGGAAAAAGGGGAAGCGCTCGTCGCCTTCGTCATCCTCCGGCAAGGGGAGACGCCCTCGGAAGCACTCAAGAACGAGTTGCGCCTCCACGTCGCCGAGGAAATCGCCGCGATCGCCCGCCCAAAGGAGATCTTTTTCACCACCGGCCTTCCCAAGACCCGCAGCGGCAAGATCATGCGCCGGCTCCTCAAGGAGCTCGTCCGCAGCGGCCGCATCCAGGGGGACACGACGACCTTGGAAGATCCCGCCACCGTCGCCGCCCTCGCCCGAGAGATCGGCCGGCCGGGGGATTAG
- the lpxA gene encoding acyl-ACP--UDP-N-acetylglucosamine O-acyltransferase: MIHPTAMVSPKAELGREVRIGPGAIVEAGTVLGDRCEVRAYAVIAAGTRMGPGNRIGYGAVLGAEPQDLSWDGSPSRVVLGEGNVIREHVTIHRGAKPETETRIGDGNYLMVGCHVGHNCVVGDRTIIVNHVLLAGYVQVGDRAFLGGGSVFHQHVRIGELAMVRGGIRIGMDVPPFLMAVDENEVCGVNRVGLRRAGFSEEVRRRLEDAYRVLYESGRNVSQALEEMERRWPDDGEVRRMIAFIRGSRRGICMPRRRRRRSAPEAEGSVTPS; encoded by the coding sequence ATGATTCATCCGACGGCCATGGTCAGCCCCAAGGCGGAGCTGGGCCGAGAAGTGCGGATCGGACCCGGGGCGATCGTCGAGGCCGGGACGGTGCTCGGCGACCGGTGCGAGGTCCGTGCGTATGCGGTGATCGCCGCGGGAACGCGGATGGGACCGGGAAACCGGATCGGCTACGGGGCGGTTCTCGGCGCCGAGCCCCAGGATCTCTCTTGGGACGGCTCCCCTTCGCGGGTGGTCCTGGGGGAAGGGAACGTGATCCGCGAGCATGTCACCATCCACCGCGGGGCCAAGCCGGAGACCGAAACGCGGATCGGCGACGGCAACTACCTGATGGTCGGATGCCACGTCGGGCACAACTGCGTCGTCGGCGACCGGACGATCATCGTCAACCACGTCCTGCTGGCTGGCTATGTTCAGGTGGGGGATCGGGCGTTTCTGGGCGGAGGCTCGGTCTTTCACCAGCACGTGCGGATCGGGGAGCTTGCGATGGTGCGGGGCGGGATCCGGATCGGGATGGATGTTCCCCCCTTCCTCATGGCGGTGGACGAAAACGAGGTCTGCGGCGTCAATCGTGTCGGGCTGCGGAGGGCGGGGTTTTCCGAGGAGGTCCGCCGGCGCCTCGAGGACGCCTACCGGGTTCTATACGAAAGCGGCCGCAACGTCTCGCAGGCGCTGGAGGAGATGGAGCGGCGCTGGCCGGACGACGGCGAGGTGCGGCGGATGATCGCCTTCATCCGCGGCTCCCGCCGGGGGATCTGCATGCCCCGCCGACGCCGGCGGCGGTCGGCGCCGGAAGCCGAGGGGAGCGTAACCCCTTCCTAA
- a CDS encoding sulfite exporter TauE/SafE family protein — protein MHLFALVLLGLAAGFASGCFGIGGGSILVPVLILAFAVPYHTAVGTSLALILPIALAGSLANWTLKQIDWSLFTVIAVSGAAGAALGSLFIQAIPAVYAKRAFAVFLLYAAYRLWR, from the coding sequence ATGCACCTTTTCGCGCTCGTTCTGCTCGGCCTAGCCGCCGGCTTCGCCAGCGGCTGCTTCGGCATCGGCGGAGGCAGCATTCTCGTCCCGGTCCTGATCCTCGCCTTCGCCGTCCCCTATCACACCGCAGTCGGCACCTCGCTCGCGCTCATCCTGCCCATCGCCCTGGCGGGAAGCCTCGCGAATTGGACGCTCAAGCAGATCGACTGGAGCCTCTTCACCGTGATCGCCGTTTCCGGGGCCGCCGGGGCCGCTCTCGGCTCCCTCTTCATTCAAGCCATCCCGGCGGTCTATGCCAAACGCGCGTTCGCGGTCTTCCTCCTCTATGCCGCCTACCGCCTCTGGCGATAG